tgagagtgaGCAATGGTACTGGAAAATAAGTGGGagccttcatgaacttatctgaGATACACGCACAAAGTCCACTGAGTCCCCTTAGAAGACAGATGCAGATACTGTAGAGCCTCCAATATGTTTTACAGGCGAAAGGCTGGACATTGGTTTGCCTACACTGCATCATGCAGGGAGTCAAGATTGATTAGCttgacttttaaaataaagtgcACTACTGCAATCTTGAAGGTAGACATCTTCCGGGTAGGTTTGAGGCCTAATGacctgtagagagagagagaacttagaGAATTCTGGGACTTCTTGAAACTTCTAAAACGTCTGGAAAAGTTGTATAGGGTTCACAAGAGGTTAGAGCTTCATCCTGGAGtgttctctttcttcctctctcatCTGGTCTCACTCTGACTTATTCTTTCTCTTTCGTTCCCCAGTTTCTCTTCTCTGAATGGAACGACGTATGATGCTGTATGAAGTTGTATATGCTATACCTAGAGCTAGTCTAATCTTCTTCAATGAAAAACAACTGTTTGCCCCAAATAAACATTTTTGCTGAAGATTTTCGTTCTGATTGCAATTTTCTGGGAAATTTTCTGCAATTTTCAAGGGAAACAATGGAAACCAAAAACCCAACCATGTTTTTCCCATAAAATTTTCAATGTTCAAAAACCGTTTTTCCCCCCCATTGAAGACAGTTTTCAATTTCAGTTTTGCACCCAAaagccaacttttttttttttttgggcaggaatatttaaaaaaatgtaattggcCATTGTAtaattataaagtgctttgagatccttagatgaaaAACACTGCAGACATGAGTTCATGGTTATTAGCTGGACTCCTAGTTCGTGAAGGCCTTTTCCACCTTCCATCCAAGCTCTCTGCAGACCCAGCCCGGGGAATCAGTGACCCAGATACCCTCCTGCCGTGAATTTTGCAGGTGATAAAGCTTCACTCGGTAATGCTAATGTCCAACCCTTGTTCTTTTTCTCTCCCGTTTATCCAGGCTTCATTGAAAGATGCGGGCCTGGATCTTCTTCCTTCTCTGCCTAGCTGGCACGGCACTGGCAACGCCTGTAAGTATTGTGCCTGACCCTCATCCTGCCACCTTCCCTTCCCAGAACAGGCAGTCCCTGTGCCAGGGCTCTCACTGGGGGGCActgccaccagtagaaggttgtTAACTtacacccagtggtgagctggagccggttcacaccggttcgcgcgaaccagtTGTTACATTTTggagcagttttagaaccggttgttaacccgcttccctgcagggggcgctgaggctttcatgggctccggccgggaagtggtgtaattcctcctccggctgccgggggcgctgcgctgcgggagccatgtgggctgccccctggccctgggcacgagccctggtgctgctgctgctcccctggccctggggctccctctGCTGCcgggtgggtccccggctgctctgctgggccggGGCTGTGTCCTGCTGCTCAGGCTGCTCCGAGCCActctccccgtgagcacccagcaccctgcccacagtcagcccccgtctccagccaccccctgcagcccctgccctgcccgcaccagcccctgtctccagccacccccgcaccccccgccctgcccgcagccagcccctgcctccagccacccctaccaccccctgcctgcagccagcctctgccgcaccgcctgccctgcctccagcacccctgcctccagccacccccgtgccccctgccctgcccgcagccagcccctgccacaccccctgccctgcccgcagccagcccctgccacacccccttgcctccagccaaccccgcaccctcctgtctccagccagccccgcaccccctgcccttcccagcagacagccccgcaccccctgcctccagctagccctgccccacgcccctgtctgcagctggccccacgtccactggtgccctgcagttcccagggcagtaactctgcacacctgcttcaatgaggggggcagggagcagctgggacccacacatgtgtacaccctagggtgaccagacagcaagtgtgaaaaatcaagatagggggtggggggtaataggagcctatataagaaaaagaccccaaaatcagggctgtccctataaaatcgggacatctggtcaccctagcacacccccagggcgtggcggggacccacacctgtgaaacggagctcatttctagctcaggcccatctttttaaaaaagaactttagggagGGTTAACACACGCCCGTATtgtcccggacaggtcaggccttttggttcttaaatcgccatccgggaggaatttttaaattcctcccgggaaaatacaGACGTATGGTCACCcggttggtacaaaaaatacatactggggcacgtCCCTtacatcagaactttttatagggaaccggttgttaagattttggcagctcatcactgcttacaCCTCCCCAGTAAATGCCTAGGAAAATCCTGtattgggtgggtttttttctgcatCGTGGCACTGATTTGACCCTAACTGTAACAGCCCCATTGTGACTCCCCTTTTCGCAGCTGGAGAAGCTAATGTGAACCTCATGGCCCATTTTCCCATTGGTTTGGGACCCTAACTCATCTTCAACCATCACCCACATCCTTGTGGTGCTATGGTCACTGCCCAATCTTTATCTGCTGGTTCCTATGAAATGCTTCTCTGTCTCCCAGTAAACCCTTGCAGAGGGGAGGAAGCCATGGAGCCATTGTGCGGGAGGTTTAGAATAAAGCATGAACAAGTGCCTGTGGGGGAACAGAACAGAATTCCACGGGAATGGCGCACTTACTGATTATGTGCCTTCTAAGCCCCTGCACAAACTCACGCCCCAGGGCAAGGAGCTTTCACAGGGGGTGCAGCCCAAATCAGGGCCTAGGCCAAAAAGGTAGGACTGCATGGCCATTAACCCTTTTGATTCTGAATGAAATAACCGGGCAtagctgggaagggagagaaaatgcTCCTCCTGGATAGCCAGAAATGGCTATGGGCCATCTGACATCTGGTGAAGGGGTTAAGGGACCAGGAGACCAACACGCGTTCCATCAGGAGCTGCTCCGAACAGTACCACTTGGGATCCCAGTAGCCACATGGTAGGGAGGGTAATTTAGCAATCAGACGCCTGGCACCTGAAATTCCAATACAGCCGGACTGTGAGTCAAAGGAGCTGGAACGTCCTCAGCCAGGCTTAACTCCTAAGACATTAGTTCAGATTCAGTAACCCAGTCCACTGGGGCATCTAGCCCAAGCGGTGCTCCAAGAGTGGCCCTTGGAGAAACCTGATGCCCCTTGTGAAGTCAGAGGTAGAGAAGATCTTAAGAGGGTCTCCACTAGTAAAGCAAAGATCCAAGAGAAGCTGCCCACGGAGGTGCCCCTCTCTCCTCTGCACATTGGGAGTCATGAATGTTATTAGCCCATTGGCCTGCAAGCACAGGCTCTCTGCGAGCTGCCACCCTGCCACTGGGTCGGGGGAGTGCATACAGTGAGGCATTGCCAGcatggagctgctgccagagggttGAGTGAGAGGAAGCGAAGAGCAAGCTGAGATTGCAAGCTCTGTGAGGCAGGGACCCTCTTTCTGATCATTTGttcagcgcctagcacaatgggatcctgctccGTGACCGGGGCTCTTATTGCAATGCAAGGAATGAATACATAATAACAGTAATTAATAattgtgtgggaggggactcggCCTCACTGACACCCCCAAATGCCTCTTCCCAGGCAGGGGCCCTTGGGATGAGTACCCTTGTTCTGCGTTgaagagtggagctggagctgctcgGAGGGCAGCAGATGGGGAAGGCTTTTCTTCGAGCCGAACTCTTTTCTGGCACAGCCCTGACATAGACCCCCGCTCATCCTCCGCCCATCTCATGCCCCTACCAGACTCCACACAACATTTCTATTACGCTGACCAAGAGCTCAAGAATTCCCGCAGCTCAGCAAGGGGTGAGATACGGCTGCATCCCATGTCAACGACGTGGGAATGGCTGCCTCTCTCCATCAGGAGAGGTCCCACTTTGGTCCGGTGACGCTGTGCATTGACGAAGCGAACAAGGGCCAGGCACAGCTCTGAGTACCAAACGGCGGCCCTCTCTGCATACAGGCAGAGCGTGTAGAAGTGCAAAGGTGCGGGAAATAGAGACAAAAGGCATCACTGTTTCATGGCTTCCCCAGCCGGCAGGGTTCCCCTTCCTGAGGATGCTGACCTGTCCACACGAGGATCTGGGCTCGGCTGTGAAaagggggccatggggaaggagATGTGAGATGTGGGGGAGGTCACGTTTCTGACAGCACTTTCccccttcttcctcctttccaGCAGGAAGCCCTGCCAGATGAGATTGAAGTAGTGGAGGATCCTACAACCGTGGTATGAAAGGACACAGCATTGCCTCTCTCTTGTACACTTTGgggccggtgcttggggtgggggcagcgtgcagccctctggctgcccctacgtgtaggaccTGGAGAGGGGccatgtcgctgcttccgggagccacgtagTGCTCCCCCACATGCTGGAAAGGCCCACACCCatctccccagtgggagctcaagggccagattaaaatgactggtgggccggatccagcccatgggccgtagtttgcccaccctggtttaaagatttcaagttacagagaatccacaatttacactagtttaaacctgcaaggacccctgccccatgctgcagagaaagcgAAAAACCACCAGGAtctttgccaatctgacccggggacCCAATTTCTTCCAGACCCCAAATCTGGCAGTCagatagaccctgagcatgtgggcaagacccaccagccagacatttgggaaagaattctctgttgtgactcagagccctccccatcgagtgtcccatcaccggccgTAAATTATCTGTCCAACCTTTGGCTTCTGTGTGGAACCCCTCCCACCCTCTTTCAGTGGGACCTGCTAAATGGCACATGGTCAGATTTCCCAGCCAGCTCAGTATCGAGCACTGCAAATCTGTCCACTCCCTGGGGGCCGAGTTCTCGTACTAATTCTGGCCATAGTGACCATGCGCCGTATCCCACTGGCCAATCTGTGGCTGAGCCAGTCTCCTGCCTTCCAGGAGCCTGTTGGAGTCAATCCCGTCCAGGTGGAGGTTGGGGAGTTCGAGGAGCCCACCGAGGACGTGGAGGAGATCGTCGCTGAGAGTAAGTGACTCCCCAcctgcccactcccctccctgctctgcagcatCCCAGGGACCAGAGACATCTGTCCCTTACTCCTGAGGGGGGATTGGGCTCAGATCCAACTTTGCTTTCCCGCCCCCTTTCAGATCCCTGCCAGAACCATCACTGCAAGCATGGCAAAATCTGCGAGGTGGACGACAACAACACCCCCATGTGCGTGTGCCAAGACCCCTCCACCTGCCCACCCAGCGTTGGCCTGTTCGAGAAGGTGAGCCAAGAAATGAAGCGCTATTAAGGAGGACAAGGATGGGAGAAGCCGAGCTGCTGTCTGTACGTCACATGGCGACCAGTCCGCGGCCCTGAATGGCTTAGGAGACTGATCATAGGAGATGGAGTCTTCCCCCGGGGTCACAGGTTTGATTCTGGCCTCGGTCACTAATTCCTCAATCTGGTGGCCCATCTGAAATAAGTTCGTTGCCTCGCTCTCATTCCTGTAGGGAAGGCGTCAGGGCCAAGAGTTCACCAGGCTGACTCGCCGTgagtctctctaatattctgtcCTCTTCCCCGCAGGTATGTGGCACTGACAACAAGACCTATGACTCCTCCTGCCACTTCTTTGCCACCAAGTGCACCCTGGAGGGCACCAAGAAGGGACACAAGCTCCACCTGGACTACATCGGGCCCTGCAAATGTGAGTTTGCACCTTCACAGGGGTAAGGAGGCCAACCGGCCCCCGCATAGCTCCTAACAGGTGTCTATGGCACATCTACTCGCTGCTCAACAACCAGTTATCTCCAATGTCTGGCTTGCAACCCTGCAGCTCGTCCATGGTGCTGGAGTATAGACTCCCAGTGCCGGGCACACACAAGCCAAGGATCAGCTGCCGCCTTCTAACCAAATCCTGAAAGGGTAAAGGGGCTGCAGGAaagacccttccccttccctccattAGAACCCATGAGCTGGGAGAGGAGGTAACCATTTAAGGGGAGTGGTCCCACAGTCAGGGCTGACGGGGGCCGATCATCTGTTTGTGCCAGGGGTTCCTGATCCTGCCTTTTAATAAGATAGCACATCCCCTGTCCTCTAAGGCCCCTGATGGGCTTGCCCCACCGAATGGGCTGCGGTCAGGAAATTCTCCCCAGTTCTCAGTGTAAAAGCAGACAGCGACTGCCAGGAGAACATATGTTCCTGCAGCATTTCCTGATCCTAAATGGGTACCCGCGTCCAGCTCCACCACTGTGACAACCTAGCCATCAGCACCTTCTGGGCACTCCTGCATGGGAGATCGGAAGGACGTGCTGGGACTCTCTTTGTCCCTCAGCCCCCCCGGGCACCCGCCCTGGACCCAGGTAGAATGCCGCCAGCCTGTGGCATGCCCTGGCCCCAAGGCGCAGCACCAGCCAGGCTGGGGATGTGACCAGGGCTCTGCTACTCATTTATGAAGCAGCAGTAAGTGTCATTGGACTGGGCCCCCTGAGCTGGCTGCCTGCCTCTGCCCAGCACCGGCACAAGAGCTTGAGGTACCTTTGTGTGGCCACTACAGCCTGGCGCCAGCATTCCTCCCAGGGAAAcagccagaatttggccttaaggGTCGTGCTTTTTCCTACCGCTCATCTATCCTTGGGAAGGCCACTGGGATCAAGCATGGGCAGCACCGTTTCTCCCCAGCCTCTGATCTTATAAGCACACGCAACAGGCGCTGACAATGGCGCAGCGTGCCCTGCGGGCTGGAGCTCTCCATTTGGTCCCACCGTCCAAGCCTGGCCCGTGACCGGCCCACGTGCCCAGACCCCACAACCGGTGCAGCCAGCCCTAGGGTCTCTGCCAGCTTATGTAATGCAAAGGGAAGGCGGCCTGCGGACTCATTGGAGCTGCCAGGGCAGAGGGAATTGCAATCACTAGACGAGCCCCACCGCTAAGCTTTTTGctggctcagcacttctgaaaggcgGGAGGCCTGAAAGGAGCAGATTGTTTCATCCTGGAATGCCCATTTCAAATGCAAAGCCGGGTTCTGTTCAGACCTGCCCACCTGCCCCCGAGCTCTCCTTGAATAATAGCCTTATTGTGGTCAGGGTGTCTCTGCTAGACAGCACCTAGCAGGGGATAGGAGGCCTCTCAGGAGTATGATTCAGCAGAGAACTCCAGGTGACAATGAGGCCTCTGTATTTTATCCAGCACTTCTCTCTTAAGCCACATGCTGCTGGATTTCTTGCAGCTGGTGTTattcagggggcaggggtgggaaggctTGTAGACAGCAGCTTATCACACAATGCTCCATGCAGAGACCCTTCATGTACAGGGCTGTATGGGAAAGCACCTTGATTTGCATTTGCTGGGGTTTCTAGGAGCAGCACCAGCCACCTGCTGATAGTGGGAGTTTCAAAGTGATGATCTGGTGCCCAAAGAACCAGCTGCCCACACGGGCTGCATGTAGGGACCTGCCGTTTTACACAGGAGCCAGGTGCTAAACTCACAGGCATTTAAGGACAATGTAAAGTAAACCACGTAGGGCCGTTGACACCTGGTGGAGGGATGTTGAATCTCTTTAGCAACAAACCCAGATGTCAGATGATCAGTTCTCTACATTTATCTGCATGTTCTTTAGCCACAAGGGACCACTGCAGGAAAATGGAATCTGTATACCATCAGATtttcatctgctcctgctgcttattcCCTACTCGATCATCCTTAATCCTCTGTGGGTGACGGAATAATTTCCACAGCAATCAATTGGCAGGGAACAGACCGAGGGTTTGGACTCCGGGTGAGAAATAGGTGGCAGGAGCTGGCAGGCCCCTCAAGCAGGAGAAGACATTCAGGAAGACATCCCTGGTAGCAGGGGGCTGATCAAGAAGAACCGTTGAATTGTTTCTAAATATAAAGAGTTTTCCTACGCCtctcccattcccaccccccaccccccggcccagATGGCTGCAGCTCGCCAATAAATCGGTGGTTTGCTCTTTCCAAAACAAGCTTGATCAGCACAGCGGCTGGTGTGTTTTGCTTCCCGCAGCGTCCCCGTCCCGTGCGGGCAACAGATTCCTTCACAGCATCTCATAGTAGCTGCAGCAGAAAGCTCAAGTGATTAAACCAAAGCCCCAGGCGCTGTTTCTGGTGACAGGATGGGAAGCaagagggggtgggatggggtttCGCCGGGCGACAGCAAACAATGCAGGCTCACGCTAGCTTGACTGTGGCAGACAACAGCACAGAGCCACCAGGTTTATGGATTCTTAagttaaggccagaggggactgctatgatcatcgagtctgacctccagcaATAGGATTTCCGCCTGGTGGTTTTTGCACTGAGCCCAGAGATTCATGGTGGAATTAGAGGAGACTTCCCTTTCCGCCACCATGGCTGGATCGTACATGGGCCCCCACCAGTGGGGCTGCATGGAAGGGTTGGTCCCAGCAGCCCCGAGGGAGGTAGGGGTGTCCCCAAGACAGCGTGTGCTGCTCCGGGGGAAGAAATGCAACCACGAACCCAGCAGAAAAATGCCTGGATACATAAACTGTAGCAGGCCGCAGCAAACAGCAGAGCCGAGGTGAAGCCCCACCCAGCGGCTCAAGGGCCGAGGAGGCGACATTGTCTTGAATGGGCGTCCTGTTCCGGTCCCACTAGGGAAGCTGGGCAGGGCCCCACAGGGGAGAGGCCTGGGCAGGGccccacaggggagaggcccGGGCCGGGCACCACGCTGATGGCTCTGTGCTTGGGTTCCAGACATTCCTCCCTGCCTGGACACGGAGCTGACCGAGTTCCCCCTGCGTATGCGCGACTGGCTCAAGAACGTGCTGGTCACCCTGTACGAGCGCGACGAGGACAACAACCTGCTGACAGAGAAGCAGAAGCTCAAGGTGAGGGGACGCAGTGTCCGGGCGTGTGGGGAGCCCTCCCCGGTGCCCGCCGTGACCCAATCCCGTGTGCCCTGGTGCCTGCAGGGAGCTCCGCTAGTGCCAAGGTGGATTCCAGCCAGCACACGGTGGTGCGCCCCTGAATCCCAGCCTAGCTGCAGGCTGGCGTGTGAATACAAAGCTCACCCTAGTGAGCAACTCAGAACGCCCCCGTTCACACACGCGCCAGTAATACTCTTCCTCGTTAGCACTCCATCGTCCTAGagcaaccccctgcccagccagcctcTTTGTCCCCCTTTGACAGTGACCCCCCGGCGGCTCCGTCCAGGCGGCGGGCTCCCAGCCGCAGTCACCAGGCAGCTTCACGAGCTCTCTGCTTTAACAG
Above is a genomic segment from Natator depressus isolate rNatDep1 chromosome 8, rNatDep2.hap1, whole genome shotgun sequence containing:
- the SPARC gene encoding SPARC isoform X1, with protein sequence MRAWIFFLLCLAGTALATPQEALPDEIEVVEDPTTVEPVGVNPVQVEVGEFEEPTEDVEEIVAENPCQNHHCKHGKICEVDDNNTPMCVCQDPSTCPPSVGLFEKVCGTDNKTYDSSCHFFATKCTLEGTKKGHKLHLDYIGPCKYIPPCLDTELTEFPLRMRDWLKNVLVTLYERDEDNNLLTEKQKLKVKKIHENEKRLEAGEHTVELLARDFEKNYNMYIFPVHWQFGQLDQHPIDGYLSHTELAPLRAPLIPMEHCTTRFFEECDLDNDKYIALEEWGSCFGIKEKDIDKDLVI
- the SPARC gene encoding SPARC isoform X2; translated protein: MRAWIFFLLCLAGTALATPEALPDEIEVVEDPTTVEPVGVNPVQVEVGEFEEPTEDVEEIVAENPCQNHHCKHGKICEVDDNNTPMCVCQDPSTCPPSVGLFEKVCGTDNKTYDSSCHFFATKCTLEGTKKGHKLHLDYIGPCKYIPPCLDTELTEFPLRMRDWLKNVLVTLYERDEDNNLLTEKQKLKVKKIHENEKRLEAGEHTVELLARDFEKNYNMYIFPVHWQFGQLDQHPIDGYLSHTELAPLRAPLIPMEHCTTRFFEECDLDNDKYIALEEWGSCFGIKEKDIDKDLVI